A window of the Syntrophorhabdaceae bacterium genome harbors these coding sequences:
- a CDS encoding nucleotidyltransferase family protein: MAGSLDEVKAIIEKNKAKLAGRYGIRRIGIFGSFVRDEQHRRSDIDILVEFEEVPGLLRFVHIEEHLRRLLGRKVDLVRQEALRPELRERILKEAVYI, translated from the coding sequence ATGGCAGGGTCCCTTGATGAAGTAAAGGCGATCATTGAGAAAAACAAGGCGAAGCTTGCCGGAAGATACGGAATCAGAAGGATAGGGATATTCGGCTCTTTCGTGAGGGATGAGCAGCACAGGCGAAGCGACATTGATATTCTCGTAGAGTTCGAAGAAGTTCCCGGTCTCCTGCGGTTCGTTCATATAGAGGAGCATTTACGCCGGCTTCTTGGCAGGAAAGTCGACCTCGTAAGGCAAGAGGCGTTGCGCCCCGAGCTTAGGGAGCGCATCCTGAAAGAGGCCGTCTACATATGA
- a CDS encoding DUF86 domain-containing protein, with the protein MTREYGFFLRDILKAIDDIGKFIAHMDYAAFLEDEKTKSAVVWKITNIGEAAKNIPQSVRSRHRSVPWKDMARMRDKIAHLYFGIDYALVWGVATKELPEIKPEIEKIFQDSHDAGPHGGNHM; encoded by the coding sequence ATGACCAGAGAGTATGGCTTCTTTCTCAGGGACATTCTGAAGGCCATCGACGATATCGGAAAGTTTATTGCCCACATGGACTATGCGGCCTTCCTGGAGGACGAGAAGACAAAGAGCGCCGTTGTCTGGAAGATTACGAATATAGGAGAAGCCGCCAAAAATATCCCCCAATCGGTAAGATCACGACACCGGTCGGTTCCCTGGAAGGATATGGCAAGAATGAGGGACAAGATTGCCCATCTTTACTTCGGGATTGACTATGCCCTTGTGTGGGGAGTGGCAACGAAAGAGCTGCCGGAAATCAAGCCCGAGATAGAAAAGATATTTCAAGACAGCCACGACGCCGGCCCCCATGGCGGCAATCATATGTGA